The proteins below come from a single Roseiflexus sp. RS-1 genomic window:
- a CDS encoding PAS domain S-box protein — translation MPPVAAPQEQGRLADHDAHIRRTVLCQSVESAPWPTLLIDSTDAIVAVSPSTQHITGVTGGAPAYSILPDSADEQTRTRFEQTLEFARANHPGDPFVFRRSDCSDIEIEALPVSINGTGWLSVNLYQVSRAAVLQRLIASLRQRLHHLHSVASLRDVCTQVSALLLPAGMGITVFEHRQPDALPVPLYATPPLDKVAFDQATLALIVQRRLPLFLSDIAPETLNDIARATGVRGHIVLLLPETGDRQHILHLWGSSVAAEEQEQLETIALHLASLLAHIIEREQAAHRRRRLDALSDAARTIVSLRSVDDVLYEICRQATMLLDVEQAGIFLPTDDPAMLVCAMTAGAAEHLKGEPIPLVGSLVGRTFREGIPLAFTNVEAEPDVYRPFWEAHRLCAALFQPLHHRGSVIGVLSVARRLPTSFDDDDRMIIHRFAELATAAVANAQLHQALAHSEQHYRLLFEQADELVLSLTPDGYIRRCNRSAHAVLGATPGMSLFDLIDPAEQHDIQQRLNEVRLHQRLPAPWIFTARSQQGKAIVLETTAQVIQIDAHMIEIDLICRDITARRAAEHELQRLNLELTTLLRINQELTRLITLDDVLASALNIITGAMRLRSAAIVLYNPEGELHIRAISGASSQTAQCIDRLLVHLFPEEREALAGSTSPTVIDIAALHVQTPDLPALQRLPPEVAFLAIVPLQIEGTVIGLLELLSETKPFQAHDVQLAEAIALQLAQAIRNAQTTQEMRETSLMNARLYREAEAMRAYLDAIIQNAPDVLIVCRPDMSMQPLNQEPLTLIGYQRHELAGQPLLRIVPTDQRATLTRAWLEVRQGESQRFEMNLLRADASYFTALVSLDLIPDYDEVLVVIKDVTELRRLEEQVRQHEKLAALGRLVAGAAHELNNPLAVILGLSQLQMDEDIPPSIRADLEQIERAARRAAAIVHQLRAFGQPRTLEPVPIDLSLVIDDTLQRLASQIAAGQVIVTVDLPPDLPNVLGELHQIEQVVFNIALNAIQALASRLPDEPRHLRFSARAEQESVVLAIEDTGPGIAPEHLSRVFEPFFTTRDVGQGMGMGLAVVYSIVQQHRGEVWVESRQGVGTTFYVRLPRADDDPATANPPTIALPRHLSILLVEDDDLVRTMAQRALERLECRVDAVSRGEEAFARALAADYDVVMTDLQMPGMDGVELYERLRALRPSLRWLILTGDTMGERSSLFLERTGLPVLHKPFTQDQLIERLAESLHHNPSSPL, via the coding sequence ATGCCACCGGTCGCAGCACCGCAGGAACAGGGGCGTCTGGCAGACCATGACGCACACATCAGACGCACAGTTTTGTGTCAATCGGTCGAGTCGGCGCCGTGGCCCACACTCCTGATCGATTCTACTGACGCTATCGTGGCAGTGAGTCCGTCCACGCAGCACATCACGGGCGTGACCGGCGGCGCTCCTGCATATTCCATTCTACCCGACAGCGCCGACGAGCAAACTCGAACCCGCTTCGAGCAGACGCTTGAGTTCGCGCGCGCCAATCATCCCGGCGATCCCTTCGTGTTCCGGCGATCCGATTGCTCAGATATCGAAATCGAAGCGCTTCCAGTATCGATCAACGGCACGGGATGGCTCTCGGTCAACCTGTACCAGGTATCGCGCGCAGCAGTGCTGCAACGGTTGATCGCCTCGCTGCGTCAGCGCCTGCACCACCTGCACAGCGTGGCATCACTCCGCGACGTATGCACCCAGGTGAGCGCGTTGCTTCTCCCGGCAGGGATGGGGATCACGGTCTTTGAACACAGGCAGCCTGACGCATTGCCTGTCCCGCTCTATGCCACGCCTCCGCTCGATAAGGTCGCCTTTGATCAGGCAACGCTCGCGCTGATCGTCCAGCGACGTCTTCCTCTGTTTCTGTCTGATATTGCGCCCGAAACGCTCAACGACATCGCCCGCGCAACAGGTGTGCGCGGGCACATTGTTCTCCTGCTGCCGGAAACCGGCGACCGTCAGCACATTCTGCACCTGTGGGGAAGCAGCGTCGCGGCGGAAGAACAGGAACAACTGGAAACGATCGCCCTGCACCTGGCATCGCTCCTGGCGCATATCATCGAGCGTGAACAGGCTGCACACCGTCGGCGACGTCTCGATGCGCTCTCCGACGCCGCCCGGACGATCGTATCTCTCAGGTCGGTGGACGATGTCCTGTACGAAATCTGTCGTCAGGCGACTATGCTGCTCGACGTCGAGCAGGCTGGCATTTTTCTGCCGACCGACGACCCCGCCATGCTGGTATGCGCTATGACCGCTGGCGCTGCGGAACATCTCAAGGGCGAACCGATTCCGCTGGTTGGCAGCCTGGTGGGGCGGACCTTCCGTGAAGGCATCCCCCTGGCATTTACCAACGTCGAAGCCGAGCCGGACGTGTACCGTCCGTTCTGGGAAGCCCATCGGTTGTGCGCGGCGTTGTTTCAGCCATTGCACCATCGAGGGAGCGTCATCGGCGTGCTCAGCGTCGCGCGGCGCCTGCCTACATCCTTCGATGATGACGACCGGATGATCATTCACCGCTTTGCCGAACTCGCCACTGCCGCAGTCGCTAATGCGCAACTGCATCAGGCGCTGGCGCACTCGGAACAACATTACCGTCTGTTGTTCGAGCAGGCGGACGAACTGGTGCTGAGCCTCACACCCGATGGATACATTCGACGCTGTAATCGTTCTGCTCACGCAGTTCTCGGCGCAACCCCCGGAATGTCGTTGTTCGACCTGATCGATCCCGCTGAACAGCACGACATCCAGCAACGTCTGAACGAGGTGCGTCTGCATCAGCGCCTGCCCGCACCCTGGATATTCACAGCGCGCAGCCAGCAGGGGAAGGCGATTGTGCTGGAAACGACGGCGCAGGTGATCCAGATCGATGCACATATGATTGAGATCGACCTGATCTGCCGTGATATTACCGCGCGCCGCGCCGCCGAGCACGAATTACAACGGTTGAATCTGGAACTGACGACATTGCTTCGTATCAATCAGGAGTTGACGCGCCTGATCACCCTTGACGACGTGCTGGCTTCCGCACTGAACATCATTACCGGCGCAATGCGCCTGCGGAGTGCGGCGATTGTGCTGTACAATCCTGAAGGAGAACTGCACATACGCGCTATATCTGGTGCATCATCCCAGACGGCGCAATGCATTGATCGCCTGCTGGTTCATCTGTTCCCTGAAGAGCGGGAAGCCCTGGCAGGCAGCACGTCCCCTACCGTGATCGATATTGCAGCATTGCACGTGCAGACCCCTGACTTGCCCGCTCTGCAGCGTCTGCCGCCAGAGGTGGCATTCCTTGCGATTGTGCCGTTGCAGATCGAAGGAACAGTCATCGGGTTGCTCGAACTGCTCAGCGAGACAAAGCCATTCCAGGCGCATGACGTGCAACTGGCGGAGGCGATAGCGTTACAACTGGCACAGGCGATCCGGAATGCGCAGACCACCCAGGAGATGCGCGAAACGTCGCTGATGAATGCGCGCCTCTACCGCGAGGCGGAAGCGATGCGCGCCTACCTCGACGCAATCATTCAGAATGCGCCCGATGTGCTGATCGTGTGCCGACCCGACATGTCGATGCAACCGCTCAATCAGGAGCCGTTGACTCTGATCGGGTATCAGCGTCACGAACTTGCCGGTCAACCGCTGTTGCGCATTGTGCCGACCGATCAGCGGGCGACGCTGACGCGCGCATGGCTGGAGGTGCGACAGGGCGAATCGCAACGGTTCGAGATGAACCTGCTGCGCGCCGATGCCAGTTATTTCACCGCGCTGGTGTCGCTGGATCTGATCCCCGATTATGACGAAGTGCTGGTGGTCATCAAGGATGTGACCGAACTGCGCCGGCTGGAAGAACAGGTGCGTCAGCACGAAAAACTGGCGGCGCTCGGACGCCTGGTTGCTGGCGCAGCCCATGAGTTGAACAATCCACTGGCAGTGATCCTGGGGCTCTCGCAGTTGCAAATGGACGAGGATATTCCGCCGTCGATCCGCGCCGACCTGGAGCAGATCGAGCGGGCTGCGCGCCGCGCCGCAGCGATTGTTCATCAACTACGCGCCTTCGGGCAACCGCGTACACTGGAACCTGTTCCCATCGATCTCTCACTGGTTATCGATGATACGCTGCAACGCCTGGCTTCGCAGATCGCTGCCGGGCAGGTGATCGTGACGGTTGATCTTCCCCCCGATCTCCCAAACGTTCTTGGCGAACTGCATCAGATTGAGCAGGTGGTTTTCAATATTGCGCTGAATGCCATCCAGGCGCTTGCGTCACGTTTGCCCGACGAGCCGCGCCATCTGCGCTTCAGCGCCAGAGCCGAACAGGAAAGTGTTGTGCTTGCAATCGAAGACACCGGTCCCGGCATTGCGCCAGAACATCTGTCGCGCGTGTTCGAGCCATTCTTTACCACCCGCGACGTTGGACAGGGGATGGGGATGGGACTGGCAGTGGTCTACAGCATTGTTCAACAACACCGTGGCGAAGTATGGGTCGAGAGTCGTCAGGGGGTTGGAACGACGTTTTACGTCCGCCTGCCACGCGCCGACGATGACCCCGCAACTGCCAATCCGCCGACCATCGCACTTCCGCGTCATCTGTCGATCCTCCTGGTGGAAGATGACGATCTGGTGCGCACCATGGCGCAGCGCGCTCTGGAACGTCTCGAATGTCGCGTTGACGCGGTGAGTAGAGGTGAAGAAGCATTTGCGCGCGCACTTGCCGCAGATTACGATGTGGTGATGACCGATCTTCAGATGCCTGGCATGGATGGCGTCGAACTGTATGAACGTCTCCGTGCGCTCAGACCGTCGCTGCGCTGGTTGATCCTGACCGGCGACACCATGGGGGAACGCAGCAGCCTGTTTCTCGAACGTACCGGGCTGCCGGTGCTGCACAAACCGTTTACTCAGGATCAACTGATCGAGCGACTCGCCGAGAGCCTGCACCACAATCCTTCTTCCCCGTTATAA
- the meaB gene encoding methylmalonyl Co-A mutase-associated GTPase MeaB — MDLAQALLNGNRRALAQALTLVETGGPQARALLGALFAHTGRAHIIGVTGAPGAGKSTLVAALAAHWRRAGRTVGIIAVDPTSPFTRGAILGDRIRMQALSGDPGTFIRSMASRGRLGGIARATGDAVALLDAAGFDVILVETVGAGQGEVEIAAAAHTTIVIETPGAGDDVQAIKAGILEIADLLVVNKADREGADQTVRHLRTMLSLSDLPVDGWTPPVLTAVATRGEGIESIIAAAEQHLVYLRESGRFVGREQERAERELRLILQETVLERARARVPVSDWETLVAQIASRMIDPYAAADQLLDRMMA; from the coding sequence GTGGATCTGGCACAGGCTCTGCTCAACGGGAACCGACGGGCGCTTGCGCAGGCGTTGACCCTCGTCGAGACGGGAGGACCACAGGCGCGGGCGCTGCTCGGCGCGCTCTTCGCCCATACCGGTCGTGCGCATATCATTGGCGTGACCGGCGCCCCCGGCGCCGGCAAATCGACGCTGGTCGCCGCGCTTGCTGCGCACTGGCGGCGCGCCGGTCGCACGGTTGGCATCATTGCGGTCGATCCGACGTCGCCCTTCACCCGTGGCGCTATTTTGGGGGACCGGATCCGCATGCAGGCGCTCAGCGGCGATCCAGGGACGTTCATCCGCAGTATGGCGAGTCGCGGACGTCTGGGCGGTATTGCGCGCGCCACCGGTGATGCGGTAGCGCTTCTCGATGCTGCTGGCTTCGACGTCATCCTGGTGGAGACGGTTGGCGCCGGGCAGGGTGAGGTGGAGATCGCCGCTGCCGCCCATACGACGATTGTCATCGAAACCCCCGGCGCTGGCGATGATGTTCAGGCGATCAAGGCTGGCATTCTCGAAATCGCCGATCTGCTGGTGGTCAACAAAGCCGATCGCGAGGGCGCCGATCAGACGGTTCGCCATTTGCGCACAATGCTCAGTTTGAGCGATCTTCCCGTCGATGGATGGACGCCGCCGGTGTTGACTGCGGTGGCGACCCGCGGTGAAGGCATCGAGTCGATTATTGCGGCGGCAGAACAGCATCTCGTCTATCTCCGCGAAAGCGGGCGGTTCGTCGGGCGCGAGCAGGAACGCGCCGAACGTGAGTTGCGCCTGATCCTGCAAGAGACAGTGCTCGAACGGGCGCGGGCGCGTGTTCCGGTCTCCGATTGGGAGACGCTGGTCGCACAGATCGCGTCTCGCATGATCGATCCGTATGCTGCAGCCGATCAACTGCTCGATAGAATGATGGCGTAA
- a CDS encoding HD domain-containing protein — MEHHAAFDYIRDLLTLPEVVETRHHMHHSIPKHDHLTRSVRMSYHLSRLLRADVRTCVRAALLHDINSRAGTLTTHGRVAARWAAEKGEDAAVCAAIESHMYPLGPAPTSREAWVLVLADKAASLGDIKQFLVGLIDGSSLMNRRRLRETDPYYRQRTRRRLFRRWRAQRLL; from the coding sequence ATGGAACATCACGCTGCCTTCGACTACATCCGTGATCTTCTGACCCTGCCGGAGGTTGTCGAAACCCGTCACCATATGCACCACAGCATCCCCAAACACGACCACCTGACTCGATCAGTGCGCATGTCGTACCACCTGAGCCGTCTGCTGCGCGCCGATGTCCGCACCTGTGTGCGCGCTGCGCTGCTCCACGATATCAATTCACGCGCTGGCACTCTGACGACGCATGGGCGTGTAGCGGCGCGCTGGGCGGCGGAGAAAGGCGAAGATGCGGCTGTGTGTGCAGCCATCGAGAGTCATATGTATCCGCTCGGTCCGGCGCCGACGTCGCGTGAGGCGTGGGTGTTGGTGCTGGCGGATAAAGCGGCATCACTGGGGGATATCAAGCAGTTTCTGGTCGGCTTGATCGATGGCAGCAGCCTGATGAATCGCCGTCGCCTGCGCGAAACCGACCCCTATTATCGCCAGCGTACACGGCGCCGCCTGTTCCGGCGCTGGCGCGCGCAGCGTCTGCTGTAG
- a CDS encoding aminotransferase-like domain-containing protein: MLPIVQLVHRPGILDLGWGHPDPAALPVAALRRATDATLTRYGADALAYGAERGPGPLIEWICARLAHIDARHPDPTEVLITSGASQALDLLCTLIAAPGDTVLVESPTYHLAVRILRDHPLHLVAVPSDADGIDVEALTIILRQLAKRGRQARMLYFVPTYHNPTGVCLSLERRRALAMIAAEHGFVLVEDDVYRELSYDAPAPPSVWSIAPPGAVVRIASFSKSLAPGLRLGYLTADASLTRRLIGSGLLDSGGGVNPFTALTVAEVCATGDFEATVTQLRAMYRERRDALAQSLRMYLPPGCRFTVPGGGFFQWVELPEGVDAATLLPRAEQTGVSYLPGSRFYLDAARSNTLRLSFSLYPPHQLTEAARRLGEALAAIR, from the coding sequence ATGCTTCCTATCGTTCAACTCGTTCATCGACCCGGCATTCTCGATCTTGGTTGGGGGCACCCCGACCCCGCGGCATTACCGGTGGCAGCGCTCCGGCGCGCGACGGATGCGACGCTGACGCGCTACGGCGCCGATGCGCTGGCGTATGGCGCAGAGCGTGGACCTGGACCGCTGATTGAATGGATCTGCGCGCGCCTGGCGCACATCGATGCACGCCATCCCGACCCCACAGAGGTGCTGATTACATCGGGCGCATCGCAGGCGCTCGATCTCCTCTGTACGCTCATCGCTGCACCCGGCGATACGGTGCTGGTCGAATCGCCGACGTACCACCTGGCGGTGCGCATTCTGCGCGACCATCCATTACACCTGGTCGCCGTTCCATCCGATGCCGACGGTATCGATGTGGAAGCGCTGACGATCATCCTGAGGCAACTGGCGAAGCGCGGCAGACAGGCGCGTATGCTCTATTTCGTTCCCACCTATCACAACCCAACCGGCGTTTGCCTGAGCCTGGAACGCCGTAGGGCGCTGGCAATGATTGCCGCCGAGCATGGGTTCGTTCTGGTCGAGGACGATGTGTACCGCGAACTGAGTTACGATGCGCCTGCGCCGCCGTCGGTGTGGAGCATCGCACCACCGGGTGCAGTGGTGCGGATCGCATCGTTCTCGAAATCGCTGGCGCCAGGACTCCGCCTTGGTTACCTGACCGCCGATGCATCGTTGACCAGACGGTTAATCGGCAGCGGCTTACTGGACAGTGGCGGAGGAGTCAATCCATTCACAGCGCTCACCGTCGCCGAAGTGTGCGCTACGGGTGATTTTGAGGCGACAGTAACACAGTTGCGTGCGATGTATCGGGAGCGACGCGATGCACTGGCGCAGAGCCTGCGTATGTATCTGCCACCCGGATGCCGATTCACCGTGCCGGGCGGCGGATTCTTTCAGTGGGTGGAATTGCCGGAAGGGGTCGATGCGGCAACCCTGCTGCCACGCGCTGAACAGACAGGCGTCTCCTATCTTCCCGGATCACGCTTCTATCTCGATGCAGCGCGATCCAACACACTGCGTCTCTCATTCAGCCTGTATCCGCCGCACCAACTGACCGAAGCAGCGCGACGATTGGGAGAAGCGCTTGCAGCGATCAGGTGA